The following proteins are encoded in a genomic region of Microtus ochrogaster isolate Prairie Vole_2 chromosome 5, MicOch1.0, whole genome shotgun sequence:
- the LOC101995914 gene encoding olfactory receptor 143-like produces the protein MAMKNDSSVTEFILTGLTDQPELQLPLFILFLVYHIVTVVGNLSLMSLILLNSNLQTPMYFFLFNLSFIDLCYSFVFTPKTLMSFVSEKNTISFRGCMTQLFFFCFFAHSECYVLTAMAYDRYVAICQPLLYMVIMSPRTYSLMMFGSYFMGLAGAIVHTMFMVRLNFCDSNIINHYLCDIFPLLQLSCSNTYTSELVSSVVISTVVIASSVVILMSYALILFNITQLSSGKGLYKAMSTCSSHIITVALFYGFGLLAFIKPSSAETVGQGKIFSGFYAFLVPIPNPLIYSLRNKDVKPAVNRTMKRTQTDISPQFLLDLFLPVCCFPFIFYCISLID, from the exons ATGGCTATGAAGAATGACTCTTCAGTGACCGAATTCATTCTCACAGGATTGACAGATCAACCTGAGCTCCAGCTACCCCTGTTCATCCTGTTTCTGGTGTATCACATAGTCACTGTTGTAGGAAACTTGAGTTTAATGAGTCTCATTTTACTAAATTCAAACCTGCAGACTcccatgtacttttttctttttaacttgtcCTTCATTGACTTATGTTATTCCTTTGTCTTTACTCCCAAAACACTAATGAGTTTTGTTTCAGAGAAGAACACCATCTCCTTTAGAGGATGCATGACTCagctgttttttttctgcttttttgccCATTCTGAGTGCTATGTGTTGACAGccatggcctatgatcgctatgtAGCCATCTGTCAACCTCTGTTGTACATGGTCATCATGTCTCCTAGGACATATTCTCTGATGATGTTTGGTTCATACTTCATGGGGTTAGCTGGTGCCATTGTCCACACAATGTTTATGGTCAGGCTCAACTTTTGTGATTCTAACATCATCAACCACTACCTGTGTGATATCTTTCCCCTTCTCCAGCTCTCCTGCAGTAACACCTATACCAGTGAGCTTGTGAGTTCTGTTGTTATCAGCACAGTGGTCATTGCATCTAGTGTTGTCATCTTAATGTCCTATGCTTTGATTCTTTTTAATATCACCCAGTTGTCATCAGGTAAGGGTTTGTACAAAGCCATGAGCACCTGTAGTTCTCACATAATTACTGTGGCTCTATTTTATGGATTTG GGCTGCTTGCATTTATCAAGCCATCATCTGCTGAAACTGTTGGTCAGGGGAAAATTTTCTCAGGGTTTTATGCCTTTTTGGTGCCCATACCTAATCCTCTCATTTACAGCCTCAGAAACAAGGATGTCAAGCCTGCTGTGAATAGAACCATGAAGAGAACACAAACTGATATATCTCCGCAGTTTCTCTTAGATCTTTTTCTACCTGTctgctgttttcctttcattttttattgtatatcaTTAATTGATTAA
- the LOC101996195 gene encoding olfactory receptor 8B3-like → MTQRRMALLNDSSVNEFILLGLTQQPELQLPLFFLFLGIYVISMVGNLGLIVLIILNPHLHTPMYYFLFNLSFTDLCYSSVITPKMLVSFVKQNIISYAECMTQLFFFCFFVIDECYILTAMAYDRYAAICKPLLYHVTMSYQVCHSMTFGIYVMGFVGAMAHIVCMLRLTFCDGNIINHYVCDVLPLLKLSCTSTVINELVVFIVVGVNVTVPSLTIFISYTLILSSILGIRSAEGRSKAFSTCGSHVIAVSLFFGAAAFMYLKPSSASVEGDNVSTIFYTIVGPMLNPFIYSIRNKDVHIALRKTLKRSMLT, encoded by the coding sequence ATGACCCAGAGAAGAATGGCCTTACTAAATGACTCTTCTGTGAATGAGTTCATCCTGTTGGGACTGACACAACAGCCAGAGCTTcagctgcctctcttcttcctattCTTGGGAATCTATGTCATCTCCATGGTGGGGAACCTGGGCTTGATTGTTCTGATTATTTTGAACCCTCACCTGCATACCCCCATGTACTACTTTCTCTTCAACCTTTCCTTCACAGATCTCTGCTACTCCTCTGTCATAACTCCCAAAATGCTGGTGAGTTTTGTAAAACAGAACATAATCTCCTACGCAGAGTGCATGActcagctctttttcttctgtttctttgttattgATGAATGCTACATTTTGACAGCAATGGCCTATGACAGATATGCTGCCATCTGTAAACCCCTGCTTTATCACGTCACCATGTCCTATCAGGTCTGCCATTCGATGACATTTGGTATATACGTGATGGGGTTTGTGGGTGCAATGGCCCACATAGTTTGCATGTTGAGACTGACTTTTTGTGATGGCAACATCATCAATCACTATGTATGTGACGTACTTCCTCTCCTGAAGCTCTCCTGTACAAGTACTGTCATCAATGAGCTTGTGGTTTTCATTGTTGTGGGTGTCAATGTAACAGTGCCCAGCCTGACTATCTTCATCTCTTACACCTTGATCCTTTCCAGCATTCTTGGCATTCGTTCTGCAGAGGGTAGGTCAAAAGCCTTCAGCACCTGTGGCTCCCATGTAATAGCTGTTTCGCTTTTCTTTGGAGCTGCAGCATTCATGTATCTTAAACCTTCTAGTGCATCTGTGGAAGGTGATAATGTATCTACCATATTTTATACCATTGTGGGGCCAATGCTGAATCCTTTCATCTACAGCATAAGAAATAAGGATGTCCACATTGCACTGAGAAAAACTTTGAAGAGAAGCATGCTTACTTAA